The Pan paniscus chromosome 22, NHGRI_mPanPan1-v2.0_pri, whole genome shotgun sequence genome has a segment encoding these proteins:
- the LOC100974081 gene encoding keratin-associated protein 13-2 produces MTFKLRESFHYNSTELTSPVNMSYNCCSGNFSSRSCGDYLHYPASSCGFSYPSNLVYSTDLCSPSTYQLGSSLYRGRQEICWEPTSCQTSYVESSPCQTSCYRPRTSLLCSPCKTTYSGSLGFGSSSCRSLGYGSRSCYSVGCRSSGVRSLGYGSCGFPSLGYGSGFCRPTYLASRSCQSPCYRPAYGSTFCRSTC; encoded by the coding sequence ATGACATTCAAACTCAGAGAATCTTTCCACTATAACTCAACTGAACTCACATCTCCCGTCAACATGTCCTACAACTGCTGCTCTGGAAACTTCTCCTCCCGCTCCTGTGGTGACTACCTGCACTACCCAGCATCCTCATGTGGCTTTTCCTACCCCAGTAATCTGGTCTACAGCACTGACCTCTGCTCTCCCAGCACCTACCAGCTGGGTTCCTCTCTCTATAGGGGCCGTCAGGAGATCTGCTGGGAGCCCACCAGCTGCCAGACGTCCTATGTGGAGTCCAGCCCCTGCCAGACCTCCTGCTACCGCCCCAGAACCTCCTTGCTCTGCAGTCCTTGCAAGACGACTTACTCTGGGTCTCTAGGCTTTGGATCCAGCAGCTGCCGCTCCCTGGGCTATGGATCGAGGAGCTGCTACTCAGTGGGCTGTAGGTCCAGTGGTGTCAGATCCCTGGGTTATGGAAGCTGTGGCTTCCCTTCCCTGGGCTATGGATCTGGATTCTGCCGCCCAACCTACTTGGCTTCTAGGAGCTGCCAGTCTCCTTGTTACAGACCAGCCTATGGATCAACCTTCTGCAGATCAACTTGCTGA